The Sulfitobacter sp. SK011 genome contains the following window.
CGCGACAGATGCACAGCCTCGCCCAGTGTATCAAGCGATTGGCCTGCATCGCGTTGCAGTTCTTTCAGAATACGGCGGTCAATATCATCAATATTCAACATAAATTGGACTATTGTGGGAAATTATCTTCAAAGCAAGCGATATACCCGTATCTTTGGGAAATATTCACGGACGCCTTGGCATAGTTTGCCCCCAGCAAGCCAAAACGCCCTATGAGGAGAGCAAACCATGATCACACGTGTATTTCTGGACCACCCCGCAAAAGTCGATGAAACATTTTTTCAGCATATGGCCTTTGCGTTGAAATTCTCCGGTTTGTTGTTCACTGCTGCCGGTGCGGCATTGGTGCATGCCTTCATCCCATGCCTGTGTGAAAAAACCGCCAGTGGCATCATCGCAAAACTTTATGCACGTACGCACAACCGGGGCCAATAAACATGTGCCGTTGGGCGGCATGGCAGGGCCGGCCACTTTACCTGAGTGAAATTCTGACTGCGCCTGACCATTCGCTGATCCACCAGTCGCGCGAGGCATCAAAGTGCAAAACCGCAATCAATGCGGATGGTTTTGGGCTGGCCTGGTATGGGGATCGCCCAAACCCCGGCCAATACCGCGATGTCTATCCTGCGTGGTCTGACCCAAATTTGAAATCACTGGCAGAACAGGTTCAGGCCCGTCTATTTCTGGCGCATGTGCGCGCGTCAACCGGCACGGCGACCAGCCGCAACAATTGCCATCCGTTTGTGCAGGGCACATGGTCGTTCATGCACAACGGTCAGGTTGGCGGGTTCGACGGCTTTCGCCGCCATGCCGAAGCGCTGATTCTGGATGATCTTTATCCCAACCGCAGAGGGGCCACAGACAGCGAGGCCCTGTTTCTGGTGGCCCATGGTTTGGGACTGGATGCGGATCCAAAGGCCGCGTTAGAAAATGCCGTGGCCCAGTTTGAGGCCCTCTCGCGCAAATCCGGACAGGGCCCGCACATACGGATGACTGCGGCGCTGTCTGACGGTGAAACACTGTTCGCGGTTCGCTACGCGTCGGACCATCTGGCACCGTCGCTGTATTACCAATGGAACGCGGCCTGGCAGGGATGGGCCGTGGTGTCAGAACCTTATGACACAGCATTTGGCGATTGGATCGAGGTTCCAAAGGGCAGCTTTTGCCGTTTTACCGCGACGGAATGCGAGATTGTGCCGTTTCAGCCATCAGTAATGAGTAAGGCCGCCTGAACGGGCAGCACCCTTAAAGAGGTGACTGGGGCCGCAAATCGCGGCCTCTTATTTTTCTAACCTTTGAGCGCCTTGTTCAGGTTCTCATCCACCTTTTCCAAGAAGCCCATGGTGGTCATCCATTTCTGATCAGGTCCGACCAGCAATGCGAGATCTTTGGTCATATCGCCGCTTTCAACGGTGTCGACGACCACCTTTTCCAGCGTCTCGGCAAAGTTGATCAGCGCGGTATTGCCGTCAAGCTTGCCCCGATGCTTCAGACCACCCGTCCAGGCATAGATCGACGCGATTGAGTTGGTGGAGGTTTCCTCGCCCTTCTGATGCTGACGATAATGACGCGTCACAGTGCCGTGCGCCGCCTCGGCCTCAACCGTTTTCCCATCAGGGGTCATCAGAATGGAGGTCATCAGGCCCAGCGAGCCAAAACCCTGCGCCACAGTGTCAGACTGCACATCTCCATCGTAATTCTTGCAGGCCCAGACATAGCCGCCATTCCATTTCATTGCACAGGCGACCATATCGTCGATCAGGCGGTGTTCGTACGTGATGCCCGCCGCCTTGAACTTGTCGGCAAACTCCGCATCAAAGATTTGCTGAAACAGCTCAAGAAAACGACCGTCATATTGCTTGAGGATCGTGTTCTTGGTCGACAGATAAAGCGGCCACTTGAGGTTTAGCGCATAATTCATCGACGCGCGGGCAAAATCGATGATGGACTTGTCCAGATTATACATTGCCATGACGACACCGGCATCGGGGGCATCAAACACCTCATGTTCGATCTCGGTACCGTCTTCGCCGACGAATTTGATGGTCAGCTTGCCAGCACCGGGAAATTTGAAGTCGGTCGCACGGTATTGGTCACCAAAGGCGTGGCGACCCACAACAATCGGTTTGGTCCAGCCGGGGACAAGACGCGGCACGTTCTTGCAGATGATCGGCTGGCGGAAAATCACGCCGCCGAGGATGTTGCGAATGGTGCCGTTTGGCGAACGCCACATCTTCTTGAGGCCAAATTCCTCGACCCGCGCCTCGTCCGGTGTGATGGTCGCACATTTGACACCAACGCCGTATTTCTTGATCGCTTCAGCAGAATCCACGGTGATCTGGTCGTCTGTGTCATCACGCGCCTGAATGCCGAGGTCATAATATTTCAGATCAACGTCCAGATAGGGGAGGATCAGCTTTTTCTTGATGAAATCCCAGATGATCCGGGTCATTTCATCACCGTCAAGCTCGACAATGGGGTTCTCTACCTTGATCTTGGACATATGTCTCTCCTTGGCTGGCGTGTTGGTCTGGCACTAGCCCAGAATCGCGCGAAGGGAAAGGAGGTATACCAAGGTATACCGTGCGCAGACCTCTTTTGGGTGGACCTAAACCGCCAAAAAGACAGTGACATTGGCCGTTTTCCCTGGACAGATATGCGCGAACAATCCCTGCCGCTGCTTTATTGACGTTTGTCGAACCACGCCCGGACCCGTCGGCGGGCATAGTCGAAAAGACCCGGTGCCCCGATGGCGATCTTGCGCCCGACCTTGGCCTCGAACTGGTCATAGGTGACGTCATATGTGACCCAAGACCCCCCGCCCGAGGCCAGATTCTGCATCGGGGGCTGAAACCGGTCCAGGGATTTGGCAAACTTGGCTGCCGGGGTTTCAGCGGCCTCGAATTCCTCCCAGATTGCGCGCAGGTCGTCGCGTAGATCATCGGGCAAAACACCGAACAGTCGGTCTGCCGCTTGCTGTTCCTCATTGTATGTCGTGACGGGGTCATGGGTGCCAAAGATCGGATTGTCGCCTGCGTCGATCTCGACCAGATCGTGCAGGATGAGCATGCGAATGA
Protein-coding sequences here:
- a CDS encoding NADP-dependent isocitrate dehydrogenase gives rise to the protein MSKIKVENPIVELDGDEMTRIIWDFIKKKLILPYLDVDLKYYDLGIQARDDTDDQITVDSAEAIKKYGVGVKCATITPDEARVEEFGLKKMWRSPNGTIRNILGGVIFRQPIICKNVPRLVPGWTKPIVVGRHAFGDQYRATDFKFPGAGKLTIKFVGEDGTEIEHEVFDAPDAGVVMAMYNLDKSIIDFARASMNYALNLKWPLYLSTKNTILKQYDGRFLELFQQIFDAEFADKFKAAGITYEHRLIDDMVACAMKWNGGYVWACKNYDGDVQSDTVAQGFGSLGLMTSILMTPDGKTVEAEAAHGTVTRHYRQHQKGEETSTNSIASIYAWTGGLKHRGKLDGNTALINFAETLEKVVVDTVESGDMTKDLALLVGPDQKWMTTMGFLEKVDENLNKALKG
- a CDS encoding DUF6356 family protein; its protein translation is MITRVFLDHPAKVDETFFQHMAFALKFSGLLFTAAGAALVHAFIPCLCEKTASGIIAKLYARTHNRGQ
- a CDS encoding class II glutamine amidotransferase, with the translated sequence MCRWAAWQGRPLYLSEILTAPDHSLIHQSREASKCKTAINADGFGLAWYGDRPNPGQYRDVYPAWSDPNLKSLAEQVQARLFLAHVRASTGTATSRNNCHPFVQGTWSFMHNGQVGGFDGFRRHAEALILDDLYPNRRGATDSEALFLVAHGLGLDADPKAALENAVAQFEALSRKSGQGPHIRMTAALSDGETLFAVRYASDHLAPSLYYQWNAAWQGWAVVSEPYDTAFGDWIEVPKGSFCRFTATECEIVPFQPSVMSKAA
- a CDS encoding HD family hydrolase, which encodes MTARLEQQIAFLNEADKLKSIVRGTTLCDTSRYENSAEHSWHLTLYALVLADQAGPDVDINRVIRMLILHDLVEIDAGDNPIFGTHDPVTTYNEEQQAADRLFGVLPDDLRDDLRAIWEEFEAAETPAAKFAKSLDRFQPPMQNLASGGGSWVTYDVTYDQFEAKVGRKIAIGAPGLFDYARRRVRAWFDKRQ